In the genome of Gemmatimonas sp., one region contains:
- a CDS encoding alpha/beta fold hydrolase, whose product MPQTLKLRERQVLTMMAEGLSAPAIAQRLSLSAETVRWYIKQLYAALEVSSRAEAIRVAMTRGLLDAPVQPAATAPVARSEIRYANNAGVHIAYQIVGSGPVTLLFMHGFVSHLDLAWEQPEYAAFFEQLGRVARVILFDKRGVGVSDRQDGPATIEQTVADARCVLDAAGASHAFIMGTSEGGAAAVLLASMYPERVHGLILFGVSPFIGGHGTEFPWTSNGDTQYPLLAPVPQRWGETWSLDRFAPSRADQLDFRDWWSRLLRAATSPSVIEKVLANARAVDIRALLPSMTTRTLIIHRIGDRLVPLAAGRYFAARMPHARMVELPGDDHVYFIDSDALARTVTAYLQQPDAATDVRTWIAIILCMTGSGSRLDETKRTMLSAHGARFVRHSDSTWTALFDSPSTALRCARALRALGAGNVGAMSLHVGACSVAEGVPVGAAYSRAVEAALATGPGHIVLTGMLRDILAGADVSVAVHALASGDRDAPPSAIWALVD is encoded by the coding sequence ATGCCGCAAACCCTCAAGTTGCGCGAGCGTCAGGTCTTGACGATGATGGCCGAAGGTCTGTCTGCCCCGGCCATCGCACAGCGCCTGTCGCTCTCGGCAGAGACGGTGCGCTGGTATATCAAGCAGCTCTATGCCGCCCTCGAGGTGTCATCGCGTGCCGAAGCCATTCGGGTGGCCATGACCCGAGGTCTGCTCGATGCGCCGGTTCAGCCGGCCGCGACGGCACCCGTGGCGCGATCAGAGATTCGCTACGCCAACAATGCCGGCGTTCATATTGCGTATCAAATCGTCGGCAGCGGTCCGGTCACGCTGCTGTTCATGCATGGCTTTGTGTCGCACCTCGATCTCGCTTGGGAGCAGCCGGAATACGCCGCCTTCTTCGAGCAGCTCGGGCGCGTAGCGCGCGTGATCCTGTTCGACAAGCGCGGGGTCGGTGTGTCCGATCGCCAAGACGGTCCAGCCACGATCGAACAAACCGTGGCCGATGCGCGATGCGTGCTCGATGCCGCCGGTGCATCGCATGCGTTCATCATGGGCACCTCGGAAGGCGGCGCCGCCGCCGTACTCCTCGCGTCGATGTATCCGGAGCGCGTGCACGGACTCATCTTGTTCGGTGTCTCGCCGTTCATTGGTGGTCACGGCACCGAGTTTCCATGGACCTCGAACGGCGACACGCAGTACCCGCTGCTCGCGCCGGTGCCGCAGCGCTGGGGCGAGACGTGGTCGCTCGACCGCTTCGCGCCGTCGCGCGCCGATCAGCTCGACTTCCGTGACTGGTGGTCTCGTCTGCTACGTGCCGCCACCAGTCCGTCCGTGATCGAAAAGGTATTGGCCAACGCCCGCGCGGTGGACATCCGCGCACTGCTGCCATCGATGACCACGCGCACACTCATCATCCATCGGATAGGTGATCGCCTCGTACCTCTGGCGGCGGGACGCTACTTCGCCGCACGGATGCCGCACGCGCGCATGGTCGAACTGCCGGGTGACGACCACGTGTACTTCATCGACAGTGACGCGCTCGCGCGCACGGTGACCGCCTACCTGCAGCAACCCGATGCCGCCACGGATGTGCGTACGTGGATCGCCATCATCCTGTGCATGACCGGCAGCGGCTCACGACTCGACGAGACCAAGCGCACGATGCTGTCGGCCCATGGGGCGCGCTTTGTGCGGCACTCGGACAGCACGTGGACGGCACTGTTTGACAGCCCCAGCACCGCGCTCCGCTGCGCGCGTGCGCTGCGCGCCCTTGGCGCTGGAAACGTCGGCGCGATGTCGCTGCACGTCGGCGCGTGCTCGGTCGCCGAGGGCGTGCCCGTGGGGGCCGCCTACAGCCGGGCGGTCGAGGCCGCGCTCGCGACAGGCCCCGGTCACATCGTCCTCACCGGCATGCTGCGCGACATCCTCGCCGGGGCGGATGTATCCGTGGCCGTGCACGCCCTGGCGTCCGGCGACCGTGACGCCCCGCCCTCTGCTATCTGGGCGCTGGTGGACTGA